In the genome of Flavobacterium panacagri, one region contains:
- a CDS encoding DUF3592 domain-containing protein: MKIFSIFNFVFSFVGAGLIAGAIYLYVDKQAFLAKAETVQGTVTELVPKRSKESTTYSPVVSFTTKAGQTITHHSSISSSPPSYDVGEKVEVFYDPANPNKAEIKGFVSLWLGVLILGVVGTVFFLIGSLGVLFRWLKNKKTKNLRETGKPITAKFTQVQLNTSQTVNGRNPFQIYSQWQDPQTNELYVFKSDNIWFDPTEFVKTDTVRVFIDPENPAKYTMDISFLPVLKN, from the coding sequence ATGAAAATATTTTCAATTTTTAATTTTGTATTCTCCTTTGTTGGCGCTGGCTTAATCGCTGGAGCAATTTATCTTTATGTAGACAAACAAGCTTTTTTAGCGAAAGCAGAAACCGTGCAGGGAACTGTTACAGAATTGGTTCCTAAACGTTCTAAAGAATCAACAACTTATAGTCCTGTGGTTTCTTTTACAACTAAAGCTGGTCAGACAATTACGCATCATTCATCAATAAGCAGCAGTCCGCCAAGTTATGATGTTGGTGAGAAAGTTGAGGTTTTTTATGATCCAGCGAATCCTAATAAAGCAGAAATAAAAGGTTTTGTATCGTTATGGCTCGGTGTACTGATTTTAGGAGTTGTAGGAACAGTTTTCTTTTTAATAGGCTCTTTGGGAGTTTTATTTCGTTGGCTTAAAAATAAAAAAACGAAAAATTTACGCGAAACAGGAAAACCTATTACAGCAAAATTTACGCAAGTACAATTGAATACCAGTCAAACAGTAAATGGTAGAAATCCTTTTCAGATTTACAGTCAATGGCAGGATCCACAAACCAATGAATTGTATGTTTTTAAAAGTGATAACATTTGGTTTGATCCTACAGAATTTGTAAAAACTGATACCGTTAGAGTTTTTATTGATCCAGAAAATCCTGCAAAATATACTATGGATATCTCTTTTTTACCAGTTCTCAAGAATTAA
- a CDS encoding class I SAM-dependent DNA methyltransferase — protein MDKYKETFETWNKIANLYEEKFMYLSLYNETYDFFSKTLTKEQLNILEIGCGPGNITKYLLSKRSDLKITGIDIAPNMIELAKANNPSANFKLMDTRELDSLSQKFDAIVCGFCLPYLSQQDSHKLMNDAGNILLTNGILYLSFVQGKPYDSGFISGSTGDRVFFYYHSLEGISSQLLINNFIIIKLFDVSYFRGKNIETHTIIIAKKTI, from the coding sequence ATGGACAAATACAAAGAAACTTTTGAAACTTGGAATAAAATTGCAAATCTCTACGAAGAGAAGTTTATGTATTTAAGTTTGTATAATGAAACTTATGATTTTTTTAGTAAAACCCTCACTAAGGAACAATTAAATATTCTTGAAATTGGTTGTGGACCAGGGAATATTACAAAATATTTATTATCAAAAAGAAGCGACTTAAAGATTACAGGCATTGATATTGCGCCAAATATGATTGAATTAGCAAAAGCTAATAATCCTTCTGCCAACTTCAAATTAATGGATACAAGAGAACTTGATTCACTAAGTCAAAAATTTGATGCTATTGTGTGTGGTTTTTGTTTACCATATTTATCACAACAAGATTCTCATAAACTTATGAATGATGCTGGAAACATTCTTTTAACCAATGGAATTTTATATTTAAGTTTTGTTCAGGGAAAGCCTTATGATTCTGGTTTCATTTCTGGAAGTACTGGTGATCGCGTCTTTTTTTATTATCACAGTTTAGAAGGAATAAGCAGTCAACTTCTAATAAACAATTTCATAATTATTAAGTTGTTTGACGTCAGTTATTTCAGAGGTAAGAATATCGAAACTCACACTATAATAATTGCTAAAAAAACAATTTAA
- a CDS encoding ribonuclease Z, translating into MKVDQKGHTVTIKDTQGDVNAFLEKVTQQFKTFEKHNIIIDLSSDEVSENDLKLFLPLSKTHKKAKKSFVIVASDLDFNAISDKLAVVPSLLEAHDIIEMEEIERDLGF; encoded by the coding sequence ATGAAAGTAGATCAAAAAGGACATACCGTTACAATTAAAGATACACAAGGAGATGTAAATGCTTTCTTGGAAAAAGTAACGCAGCAATTTAAAACCTTTGAAAAGCACAATATCATAATCGACTTGTCTTCTGATGAAGTTTCAGAAAATGATTTGAAACTTTTTTTACCGCTTTCTAAAACACATAAAAAAGCAAAAAAATCGTTTGTAATTGTTGCCTCTGATCTTGATTTTAATGCTATTTCTGATAAATTGGCTGTAGTTCCTTCTCTTTTGGAAGCTCATGATATTATCGAAATGGAAGAAATTGAGAGAGACCTCGGTTTTTAA
- a CDS encoding ABC-F family ATP-binding cassette domain-containing protein, whose amino-acid sequence MLTVNNLSVQFGKRILFDEVNTTFTHGNIYGVIGANGAGKSTFLKVISGDIDPTSGHIHLEPGKRMSVLNQNHNMFDEHTVLETVLMGNKVLYAVKKEMDELYLDYNDANADRIGELQVQFEEMNGWNADSDAAAMLSNLGITEADHYTLMSDMEGKMKVRVLLAQALFGNPDLLIMDEPTNDLDFETIAWLENFLANYENTVIVVSHDRHFLDAVCTHISDIDFGKINHYSGNYTFWYESSQLAAKQRAQQNKKAEEKKQELEEFIRRFSANVAKSKQATSRKKMISKLNISEIKPSSRRYPAIIFDQDREAGDQILNVENLSASVDGEVLFKDINLNMAKGDKIVLFSKDSRATTAFYEILNNEQKADAGTFDWGITTNQAYLPAENHKYFENDLSLVDWLRQYAKTEEERDEVFIRGFLGKMIFSGEEALKTSRVLSGGEKVRCMLSRMMMERANVLMLDEPTNHLDLESITAFNNSLKNFKGSVIFTTHDHEFAQTVGNRIVELTPNGVIDRYMTFDEYLDDEKIQEQRKKMYNL is encoded by the coding sequence ATGTTAACAGTCAATAATTTATCAGTTCAGTTTGGTAAAAGAATTTTATTCGACGAAGTAAATACTACGTTTACTCACGGAAATATTTACGGCGTTATTGGAGCAAATGGTGCAGGAAAATCTACTTTCTTAAAAGTAATTTCAGGTGATATTGATCCAACTTCTGGTCACATTCATTTAGAGCCAGGAAAACGTATGTCGGTTTTAAACCAGAACCACAACATGTTCGACGAGCATACCGTTTTGGAAACCGTTTTAATGGGAAATAAAGTTCTGTACGCTGTTAAAAAAGAAATGGATGAACTTTATTTAGATTACAATGATGCTAATGCAGACAGAATAGGGGAGTTACAAGTTCAGTTTGAAGAAATGAACGGATGGAACGCTGATTCTGATGCAGCAGCGATGTTATCTAACTTAGGAATCACAGAAGCAGATCATTATACTTTAATGAGCGACATGGAAGGAAAAATGAAAGTACGTGTGCTTTTGGCGCAGGCACTTTTTGGAAATCCTGATTTGCTTATCATGGATGAGCCTACCAACGATTTGGATTTTGAGACAATCGCTTGGTTAGAAAACTTCTTGGCAAACTATGAAAATACTGTAATTGTGGTATCTCACGACCGTCACTTTTTAGATGCGGTTTGTACACATATTTCTGATATTGATTTCGGAAAAATCAATCACTATTCAGGAAACTATACTTTCTGGTACGAGTCTAGCCAATTAGCTGCAAAACAACGTGCACAGCAAAACAAAAAAGCAGAAGAGAAGAAACAAGAGTTGGAAGAATTTATTCGTCGTTTTAGTGCAAACGTGGCGAAATCGAAACAAGCGACTTCTCGTAAAAAAATGATTTCGAAATTGAATATTTCTGAAATCAAACCTTCAAGCCGTCGTTATCCTGCGATTATCTTCGATCAGGATCGTGAAGCTGGAGATCAAATTTTGAATGTAGAAAACTTATCTGCTTCAGTAGATGGAGAAGTTTTATTTAAAGATATTAACTTGAATATGGCAAAAGGCGATAAAATCGTTCTTTTCTCTAAAGATTCACGTGCTACAACTGCTTTTTACGAAATATTAAACAACGAACAAAAAGCAGATGCTGGAACTTTTGATTGGGGAATTACAACAAACCAAGCCTATTTACCAGCTGAAAATCACAAATATTTCGAAAACGATTTGAGTTTAGTAGACTGGTTACGTCAGTACGCTAAAACAGAAGAAGAACGTGATGAAGTATTCATTAGAGGTTTCTTAGGAAAAATGATTTTCTCTGGAGAAGAAGCTTTAAAAACGTCTAGAGTTTTATCTGGAGGAGAAAAAGTACGTTGTATGTTGTCTAGAATGATGATGGAACGTGCAAACGTTTTAATGCTTGATGAACCAACAAACCACTTAGATTTGGAGTCTATTACAGCTTTCAACAACTCATTGAAAAACTTTAAAGGTTCTGTAATTTTTACAACACATGACCACGAATTCGCGCAAACTGTTGGTAACAGAATCGTAGAATTGACACCAAACGGAGTAATCGACCGTTACATGACATTTGATGAATATCTTGATGATGAAAAGATTCAGGAACAAAGAAAAAAGATGTACAATCTTTAA
- a CDS encoding beta-N-acetylhexosaminidase: MKYLFVLLFAGLSASAQIKKEQLNLMPWPQNVVINDGNFALTKSFKVNITGNPNPRIYGGVTRFLRRLDGRTGMFFQQGFITKLNEVPNAELQINCTKSGKIGLYEDESYHLDVTSNKITLNASSDLGALHGLETLLQMLQNNASSYYFPASKISDFPRFTWRGLMIDASRHFQPVDVIKRNIDALAAMKMNVFHWHLVDDQGWRIEMKKHTKLIELASDGFYYTQEEIKNIVKYADERGILIVPEIDVPGHGSAILTAYPEIGSKVITLTGGTSEKNIQGTAIATYGIERNAGIFSPTLDPSNPKTYQILSGIFDEVCPLFPGAYFHIGGDENEGKDWDANPKIQEFKKKHNLKTNHELQTYFTMQLAPMLKKHGKQLMGWEEILTKDLSKEAIVHSWRGPNEGMAAGQSLVDAVKKGYKTVLSNGYYIDLMYPIASHYLNDPMPKGANLTAEEKARILGGEATMWTELVTPTTIDSRLWPRTAAIAERLWSAEDVVDVENMRKRLETISFRLEELGITHIRNKDVILRNIANNQNIKALEELSYVSEPLKGYTRNKGGTEYQMYSPFTLFADACGPDSKDSLAFDAAVNQYLANKSAENKAKVAAFFNKWIAVHKDLTDLSANAPLVQPILPLSKKLSDASQELLLVLDNKSTSGNLKKLVEDCNTKDHADVELAVYTSLKKLL, encoded by the coding sequence ATGAAATATCTATTTGTACTATTGTTTGCGGGCTTATCTGCAAGCGCTCAGATTAAAAAAGAGCAGCTCAATCTTATGCCTTGGCCTCAAAATGTTGTTATTAATGACGGTAATTTTGCTTTAACAAAAAGTTTTAAAGTAAACATTACGGGAAATCCAAATCCAAGAATTTATGGAGGAGTAACACGTTTTTTACGCCGTTTAGATGGTAGAACAGGTATGTTTTTTCAACAAGGCTTTATTACAAAACTTAATGAAGTTCCCAATGCAGAATTACAAATCAACTGTACTAAAAGTGGTAAAATTGGTTTATACGAAGACGAAAGTTATCATTTAGATGTTACTTCAAATAAAATTACACTTAATGCCTCAAGTGATTTAGGAGCTTTGCACGGTTTAGAAACATTATTGCAAATGCTTCAAAACAATGCGTCATCTTATTATTTTCCAGCTTCCAAAATTTCAGATTTCCCAAGATTTACTTGGAGAGGTTTAATGATTGATGCTTCAAGACATTTTCAGCCAGTTGATGTGATTAAAAGAAATATAGATGCATTGGCAGCAATGAAAATGAATGTCTTTCACTGGCATTTGGTTGATGACCAAGGCTGGAGAATTGAAATGAAAAAACACACAAAGCTTATTGAATTAGCTTCAGATGGCTTTTATTATACACAAGAGGAAATTAAAAATATTGTAAAATATGCCGATGAGCGTGGTATTTTAATTGTTCCAGAAATAGATGTGCCAGGTCACGGATCGGCAATTTTGACTGCTTATCCAGAAATTGGAAGTAAAGTGATTACGTTGACAGGAGGGACATCCGAAAAAAATATTCAAGGTACAGCAATTGCTACCTATGGAATTGAAAGAAATGCTGGGATTTTTTCTCCAACATTAGATCCTTCAAATCCTAAAACATATCAAATTCTGAGTGGTATTTTTGATGAGGTTTGTCCTTTATTTCCAGGAGCTTATTTTCATATTGGAGGAGATGAAAACGAAGGAAAAGATTGGGATGCCAACCCGAAAATCCAAGAGTTTAAAAAGAAACACAATTTAAAAACCAATCACGAATTACAAACCTATTTCACTATGCAGTTAGCGCCGATGTTGAAAAAACACGGAAAACAGTTAATGGGTTGGGAAGAAATATTAACGAAAGATTTATCTAAAGAAGCTATTGTGCATTCATGGAGAGGGCCAAACGAAGGAATGGCAGCAGGACAGTCTTTAGTAGATGCTGTTAAAAAAGGATATAAAACAGTTTTGTCAAACGGCTATTATATTGATTTGATGTATCCAATTGCAAGTCACTACCTAAATGATCCAATGCCCAAAGGAGCAAACTTAACTGCTGAAGAGAAAGCAAGAATTTTAGGTGGTGAAGCAACAATGTGGACAGAGTTGGTTACGCCAACAACAATAGATTCAAGACTTTGGCCAAGAACAGCAGCAATAGCTGAAAGACTTTGGTCTGCCGAAGATGTTGTAGATGTTGAAAATATGCGCAAACGTTTAGAAACAATTTCTTTCCGATTAGAAGAATTAGGAATTACACATATCCGTAATAAAGATGTAATTCTAAGAAACATTGCAAATAATCAAAATATTAAAGCACTTGAAGAATTATCCTACGTAAGCGAACCATTAAAAGGATATACCCGTAACAAAGGCGGAACAGAATATCAAATGTATTCTCCGTTTACTTTATTCGCAGATGCTTGCGGTCCAGATTCGAAAGATTCTTTAGCATTTGATGCGGCAGTAAATCAGTATTTGGCAAATAAATCAGCAGAGAATAAAGCCAAAGTTGCAGCATTTTTTAATAAATGGATTGCAGTGCACAAAGATTTAACGGATTTAAGTGCAAATGCACCTTTAGTGCAGCCGATATTACCATTGTCTAAAAAGTTAAGCGATGCTTCTCAGGAATTATTATTGGTTTTGGATAATAAATCGACTTCTGGTAATTTGAAAAAGTTAGTAGAAGATTGTAATACAAAAGATCATGCAGATGTAGAACTGGCTGTTTATACAAGCTTGAAGAAATTATTGTAA
- a CDS encoding DUF6891 domain-containing protein produces the protein MTENEEFIYESIFNQVRMGFLSIDDIKENIMEEIEDNEFEEEISEAWAFEKIDEEYQKLLTESKHWKSPTDTERLINAFDELCDQNIVALHNAGYTTSDGEYEVVEVERELRENGVTSDGYCFYHEQDLARAIDPENPSLYIAFQKVDNSDPATTIEVGKKVAEVLRNNGFEVKWEETASRKIEIPNFRWQQVYNEDSRDLQDYGEVVERMIE, from the coding sequence ATGACAGAGAACGAAGAGTTTATTTATGAATCAATTTTTAACCAGGTAAGAATGGGATTTCTTTCTATTGATGATATTAAAGAGAACATCATGGAAGAAATTGAAGATAATGAATTTGAAGAAGAAATTTCAGAAGCTTGGGCTTTTGAAAAAATCGACGAAGAATACCAAAAGTTACTCACAGAAAGTAAACATTGGAAAAGCCCGACTGATACTGAAAGACTAATAAACGCGTTTGATGAATTATGCGATCAGAACATCGTAGCGCTTCACAACGCAGGTTATACTACAAGTGATGGTGAATATGAAGTGGTTGAGGTAGAAAGAGAGCTTCGTGAAAATGGAGTTACATCTGATGGCTACTGTTTTTATCACGAACAAGATTTAGCCAGAGCGATTGATCCTGAAAATCCAAGTTTGTATATCGCTTTTCAAAAAGTAGATAATTCTGATCCAGCAACGACAATTGAAGTTGGAAAGAAAGTTGCCGAAGTTCTGAGAAATAATGGTTTTGAGGTAAAATGGGAAGAAACTGCTTCTCGAAAAATTGAAATTCCAAATTTCAGATGGCAGCAGGTTTATAATGAAGATTCGAGAGACCTTCAGGATTATGGAGAAGTTGTAGAGAGAATGATTGAATAG
- a CDS encoding TlpA family protein disulfide reductase has protein sequence MQKLFSLILFFFIFSLSQAQNKLGNPEVDPVQIQKTYEQWSVYQNKNIMLSRDFTALDASSKEISKEVFLDQLANGSFIPIRLKSDASVFYYKLFKIQPKTDTSIKATINQIGFDAFKNYKMEGTVFPKFSFKDLDGNLVTNESMKGKIIVIKCWYIHCTPCIKEFPQVNKLVEEYKDRKDILFISLAEDSPEQLKVFLSRKPLSYSVIPDMKEYMNNALQLNSFPTHFILNKEGLISKVLPNFESLEVALAKESKF, from the coding sequence ATGCAGAAACTTTTCAGCCTTATACTATTCTTTTTTATCTTTTCATTAAGCCAAGCTCAAAATAAATTAGGAAATCCCGAAGTTGATCCTGTTCAAATTCAGAAAACGTACGAACAATGGTCGGTTTATCAGAATAAAAATATAATGCTTTCGAGAGATTTTACAGCTCTTGATGCTTCTTCCAAAGAAATTTCCAAAGAAGTTTTTTTAGATCAATTAGCAAATGGAAGTTTCATTCCAATCCGATTAAAATCAGATGCTTCAGTATTTTATTATAAACTTTTCAAAATTCAGCCCAAAACAGATACCAGTATAAAAGCAACAATTAATCAAATTGGTTTTGATGCTTTTAAAAATTATAAAATGGAAGGAACAGTTTTCCCTAAATTCTCGTTTAAAGATTTAGATGGAAATCTGGTTACAAACGAATCCATGAAAGGAAAAATAATTGTAATTAAATGCTGGTACATTCACTGTACACCTTGTATAAAAGAGTTTCCACAGGTTAATAAACTTGTAGAAGAGTATAAGGATAGAAAAGATATTCTTTTTATAAGTTTAGCTGAAGATTCACCAGAACAATTAAAAGTATTTTTATCCAGAAAACCTTTGTCGTATTCTGTAATTCCCGATATGAAAGAATATATGAATAATGCTTTACAGCTAAATTCATTCCCAACACATTTTATTCTAAACAAAGAAGGATTGATTTCGAAAGTCCTGCCTAATTTTGAGAGTTTAGAAGTGGCTTTGGCGAAGGAAAGTAAATTTTAG
- a CDS encoding DUF418 domain-containing protein: MIANNPKRIEVVDALRGFALMIIVLLHCMQHFDIDYIPEYLPESIKTLDSIVASVFSYLFAGKAYAIFAFLFGFSFFIQNENQKKKGKNFRPRFLWRLILLFCFGIFNTIFFAGDILMLYAVLGIVLLLVSNLKTKYVFGIAIFLLLLPLEWYKVFNLLFNSEYVIKESSRSFYSYQTQLYLKGNSFVDVVIGNLTTGRISSFLWNWDTGKCFQTAGLFVLGTLAGRKQLFLTSKVNFIFWKKTLRYALIIVAILLIIRINIYSSFENKTLADSIMLIVTSWANFAFTFVLISLFILFYAKEKTQKVLEKLVPYGKMSLTNYVLQSIVGSVLFYQYGLGLFKYTGAVFSLMIGIVLFLLQLAFSNWWLKNHKQGPLEFIWHKLTWIASSKSK; the protein is encoded by the coding sequence ATGATTGCCAATAACCCTAAACGTATTGAAGTAGTGGATGCGTTACGAGGTTTTGCGCTTATGATTATAGTGTTGCTCCACTGCATGCAGCATTTTGATATAGATTATATTCCAGAATACTTGCCAGAATCGATTAAAACCTTAGATAGTATAGTAGCAAGTGTCTTCTCTTATCTTTTTGCTGGAAAAGCTTATGCCATTTTTGCATTTCTTTTTGGATTCAGCTTTTTTATTCAGAATGAAAATCAGAAAAAGAAAGGAAAAAATTTTAGACCGAGATTTTTGTGGAGACTCATACTGTTGTTTTGTTTCGGGATTTTCAATACCATTTTTTTTGCGGGTGATATTTTGATGCTCTATGCAGTATTAGGAATAGTTTTGTTGTTGGTTTCTAATTTAAAAACTAAATATGTTTTCGGCATAGCAATTTTTTTATTGCTTTTGCCTTTAGAATGGTATAAAGTTTTTAATTTATTATTTAATTCAGAATATGTAATCAAGGAAAGCAGCAGAAGTTTTTATTCTTATCAAACACAGTTGTACTTAAAGGGAAATTCTTTTGTTGATGTTGTGATAGGAAATCTAACAACAGGCAGAATTTCATCATTTTTATGGAATTGGGATACTGGAAAATGTTTTCAAACTGCGGGATTATTTGTGTTAGGAACGCTTGCTGGTCGAAAACAACTTTTCCTTACTTCTAAAGTAAATTTTATCTTTTGGAAAAAAACGCTTCGATATGCTTTGATCATTGTTGCGATACTTTTGATTATTCGAATCAATATTTATTCATCATTTGAAAATAAAACTTTAGCAGATTCTATAATGCTTATTGTCACTTCTTGGGCAAATTTTGCTTTTACATTTGTATTAATAAGTCTTTTCATTTTGTTTTATGCAAAAGAAAAAACACAAAAGGTTTTAGAGAAATTAGTTCCTTATGGAAAGATGAGTTTAACCAATTACGTTTTGCAATCTATTGTTGGTTCAGTTTTATTTTATCAATATGGTTTGGGACTTTTTAAATATACCGGAGCTGTTTTTAGTTTAATGATCGGAATTGTTTTGTTTTTGCTCCAGCTGGCATTTTCTAATTGGTGGCTGAAAAATCATAAACAAGGCCCGCTGGAATTTATTTGGCATAAATTAACTTGGATTGCCAGCTCTAAATCTAAATGA
- a CDS encoding aspartate carbamoyltransferase catalytic subunit encodes MKELSVNHLLGIKYINENDINLIFETADHFKEVINRPIKKVPSLRDITIANIFFENSTRTKLSFELAQKRLSADVISFSAAQSSVKKGETLIDTVNNILSMKVDMVVMRHSNPGAAYFLSKNVKASIVNAGDGAHEHPTQALLDSYSIREKLGDVAGKKVVIVGDILHSRVALSNIYALQMQGAEVKVCGPKTLIPRYIESLGVTVEPNLRKALEWCDVANMLRVQNERMDVNFFPSTREYAQQYGVDKPLLDSLGKEIVIMHPGPINRGVEITSEVADSDHSVILNQVENGVAIRMAVIYLLASKIQ; translated from the coding sequence ATGAAAGAATTAAGCGTAAATCATTTATTAGGAATAAAATACATTAACGAAAATGATATTAACCTGATTTTTGAAACGGCAGATCATTTTAAAGAAGTCATTAACCGACCGATTAAAAAAGTTCCTTCATTACGAGATATCACCATTGCCAATATTTTCTTTGAAAACAGTACCAGAACCAAACTTTCGTTTGAATTAGCGCAGAAACGTTTATCTGCTGATGTCATCAGTTTTTCTGCAGCTCAATCATCCGTTAAAAAAGGAGAAACCCTGATTGATACTGTAAATAATATCCTTTCGATGAAAGTTGATATGGTTGTAATGCGCCACTCCAATCCCGGAGCGGCTTATTTTTTATCCAAAAATGTCAAAGCGAGTATCGTAAATGCGGGAGATGGAGCGCACGAGCATCCAACTCAGGCTTTGTTAGATAGTTATTCGATTAGAGAAAAACTGGGCGATGTTGCTGGAAAAAAAGTAGTTATTGTAGGCGATATTCTGCATTCGAGAGTGGCCTTATCTAATATATACGCTTTGCAGATGCAAGGCGCTGAAGTAAAAGTCTGCGGACCAAAAACACTGATTCCAAGATACATTGAATCACTTGGAGTTACAGTTGAACCGAATTTGCGTAAAGCATTAGAATGGTGCGACGTTGCCAATATGCTTCGAGTACAAAACGAACGTATGGATGTAAATTTCTTCCCATCGACACGTGAATACGCACAGCAATACGGGGTTGATAAACCGCTTTTGGATTCGCTAGGAAAAGAAATCGTAATCATGCATCCAGGACCAATCAATAGAGGAGTAGAGATTACTTCAGAAGTGGCCGATTCTGATCATTCTGTAATCTTGAATCAGGTGGAGAATGGTGTAGCGATTAGAATGGCGGTTATTTATCTTTTGGCTTCTAAGATTCAGTAG
- the pyrR gene encoding bifunctional pyr operon transcriptional regulator/uracil phosphoribosyltransferase PyrR translates to MSQKVLLNSKEVTIILHRLACQLIEKHLDFSNTILVGIQPRGVYLAERLKQLLEDEYKVPEITLGYLDITFFRDDFRRTDKPLEANKTQINFIVEDKKVIFIDDVLFTGRSIRSALTAIQSFGRPSEIELLVLIDRRFSRHLPIQPDYRGRQVDAINGEKVIVSWKENDGEDVVHLVTN, encoded by the coding sequence ATGAGTCAAAAAGTATTACTTAATTCGAAAGAAGTTACTATCATACTCCATCGTTTGGCTTGTCAGTTAATCGAAAAACATCTTGATTTCTCTAATACAATTTTGGTGGGAATTCAGCCAAGAGGTGTTTATTTAGCGGAACGTTTAAAACAATTATTAGAAGACGAATACAAGGTTCCTGAAATCACTTTAGGTTATCTGGATATCACTTTTTTTAGAGATGATTTCCGTCGTACTGATAAACCGCTTGAAGCCAATAAAACCCAGATCAATTTTATAGTCGAAGACAAAAAAGTCATTTTTATCGATGACGTTTTGTTTACCGGAAGAAGCATTCGTTCGGCCCTAACTGCCATTCAATCTTTTGGAAGACCTTCAGAAATTGAATTATTGGTTTTAATCGACAGACGTTTCAGCCGTCATTTACCTATTCAGCCAGATTATCGCGGTCGTCAGGTAGATGCTATTAATGGAGAGAAGGTAATTGTAAGCTGGAAAGAAAATGATGGTGAAGATGTGGTTCATTTGGTTACCAATTAA